A genomic region of Candidatus Bathyarchaeia archaeon contains the following coding sequences:
- the purQ gene encoding phosphoribosylformylglycinamidine synthase subunit PurQ, whose translation MKRGEIKVCILRVGGTNCDAETKTALEDLGVQAQILHVNEVVKRRNLMDYHALVFPGGFSYGDYVRAGAIWAKWMLAKIGKELNIFVNEGRPILGICNGFQVLVEAGLLPAFDGISPYPEAALATNHPPGYNCRWVYIKHENNGKCIFTRKIPKGRVLRMPVAHAEGRFLFAKEKEKRYLERLYENDQLVFRYCTKDGKYAEGRYPINPNGSFHDIVGICNPEGTVFGLMPHPERAFYWWQQPDWTRQKLMPQYGDGKLIFESLIDYLEKRF comes from the coding sequence ATGAAACGTGGAGAGATTAAGGTTTGCATTCTGCGTGTGGGCGGAACCAACTGCGACGCTGAAACAAAAACAGCCCTTGAAGATTTAGGTGTTCAAGCCCAAATCCTCCATGTGAATGAGGTGGTTAAGCGGCGAAACCTTATGGATTACCATGCTCTGGTTTTTCCAGGAGGCTTCTCTTATGGGGATTATGTGCGTGCCGGCGCAATTTGGGCGAAGTGGATGCTTGCCAAGATAGGAAAAGAGTTAAACATTTTCGTGAATGAGGGACGCCCAATTCTTGGAATATGCAACGGTTTCCAAGTGCTAGTTGAGGCTGGCTTGCTCCCAGCATTTGATGGCATAAGCCCCTATCCGGAGGCGGCGCTAGCCACAAACCATCCGCCGGGATATAACTGCCGATGGGTTTACATAAAGCACGAAAACAACGGCAAATGCATATTCACAAGGAAAATTCCGAAAGGCAGGGTTTTACGTATGCCAGTCGCCCACGCTGAGGGCAGATTCCTATTCGCTAAGGAAAAGGAGAAGCGGTATTTGGAGAGGCTTTACGAAAATGACCAGCTGGTTTTCAGATATTGCACAAAAGACGGAAAGTATGCTGAGGGGCGTTATCCGATAAATCCAAATGGTTCATTCCACGACATTGTGGGCATATGCAACCCAGAAGGCACGGTTTTCGGTTTGATGCCCCACCCGGAAAGAGCCTTTTACTGGTGGCAGCAACCCGACTGGACAAGACAGAAGCTTATGCCACAGTACGGGGATGGAAAACTAATCTTCGAAAGCCTAATCGACTACCTAGAGAAGCGGTTTTAA
- the purL gene encoding phosphoribosylformylglycinamidine synthase subunit PurL, translated as MSGSLYIRRETPFPLFEIALASASDQQLLDVSRELGLGLSLEEMRAVQKYFREKGRNPTDVELQTLGQTWSEHCFHKTFKGMIRFDGKEIDSLFKTYIARVTRELNSRWCFSVFEDNAGIIRFENGYGIAVKVETHNHPSAIEPFGGAATGVGGVIRDILGVWADPIACTDVLGFGPLDYPYERLPPGVKHPKYLYMGVVAGIGSYGNNMGIPTVNGAICFDESYVGNVVVYCGCVGILPLKKFKRNAKPGDFIVLAGGKTGRDGIHGVTFASAELTEKSEEVSRPAVQIANPIEEEKLKRAIIAIRDLELASAITDLGGGGLSSAVGETAKRFGCGAVVELDKVPLKYPGLAPWEIYISESQERMLLAVPPENLARVLEIFEGEDVEATAIGRYTDDKILRIYYDGVKVAELDIPFLFKPPRIVRTAEYKPPAFTEPVFPEPKDLTSTVLRLLSSPNIASKESIIRTYDHEVKGNTVLKPLHGEFGGPNDAAVLKPLKDSWRGLVISCGINPQYGKVDPYWMAASAIDEAIRNNVAVGGRRIALLDNFTWGNPEKPDRLGSLVRACEACYDFAKAFGTPFISGKDSLYNESPLGPVTPTLLITAVGIIPDIRVAVSLDVKEPGSSIYIVGKTYHELGGSEYYKLMGFIGKTVPKVRASQARKTFKALTRAIDHGLVNACHDLSDGGLAVAAAEMAFSGGYGMELDLRLVPTEGLNRNDFILFAESNSRFLVEVPEKCERDFEAVIRGCTFARIGKVTATPKLRVYGLDGNVVVDAPLSELLAWWKRTLSGSSSGEA; from the coding sequence ATGAGCGGAAGCCTCTACATTCGCAGGGAGACGCCTTTCCCGCTTTTCGAAATAGCTTTAGCGTCCGCCTCTGACCAGCAGTTGTTGGATGTTAGCCGTGAACTTGGTTTAGGTTTAAGCCTAGAGGAGATGCGGGCTGTTCAGAAATATTTTAGGGAGAAAGGTAGAAACCCGACGGATGTTGAGCTTCAAACTCTTGGGCAGACCTGGTCTGAGCATTGTTTCCACAAAACCTTTAAGGGTATGATAAGGTTTGATGGGAAAGAAATTGATAGCCTCTTCAAAACTTACATTGCGAGAGTGACGAGGGAGCTTAATTCCCGATGGTGTTTTTCTGTTTTTGAGGATAATGCTGGCATAATTCGGTTTGAAAATGGTTATGGCATAGCCGTGAAGGTTGAGACTCATAATCATCCGTCGGCTATTGAGCCTTTTGGTGGGGCGGCCACTGGTGTGGGCGGTGTTATACGTGATATTTTGGGGGTTTGGGCTGACCCTATTGCGTGTACGGATGTTTTGGGCTTTGGCCCATTGGATTATCCTTACGAGAGGCTTCCGCCTGGTGTTAAGCATCCAAAATACCTGTATATGGGTGTGGTTGCGGGCATTGGAAGTTATGGTAACAATATGGGGATACCGACGGTTAATGGCGCCATATGCTTTGATGAGAGCTATGTAGGCAACGTGGTTGTTTATTGTGGATGTGTTGGGATTCTGCCACTGAAAAAGTTTAAGAGGAATGCAAAACCCGGTGATTTTATTGTTTTGGCTGGAGGAAAAACTGGGAGGGACGGCATCCACGGGGTTACTTTTGCTTCTGCGGAGTTGACAGAAAAGTCCGAGGAGGTTTCTAGACCAGCCGTTCAAATTGCCAATCCTATTGAGGAGGAGAAGCTTAAGAGGGCGATAATTGCCATCAGAGACCTTGAGTTGGCTTCAGCCATAACAGACCTAGGCGGGGGCGGATTATCTTCTGCTGTTGGCGAAACAGCCAAACGTTTTGGATGCGGCGCTGTCGTAGAGCTTGACAAAGTGCCGCTGAAATATCCTGGTTTGGCTCCTTGGGAAATTTACATTTCCGAATCTCAAGAGAGGATGCTTTTGGCTGTTCCGCCAGAAAACTTGGCACGAGTCTTGGAGATTTTTGAGGGGGAAGATGTTGAAGCCACTGCCATTGGGCGGTACACTGATGACAAGATTTTGCGCATTTATTATGACGGAGTAAAGGTGGCTGAGCTGGACATCCCATTCCTTTTTAAACCGCCCAGAATTGTTAGAACAGCCGAGTACAAGCCGCCGGCTTTTACGGAGCCAGTTTTTCCAGAGCCAAAAGACTTGACCAGCACTGTTTTGAGGCTTCTTTCTTCGCCGAACATTGCAAGCAAAGAAAGCATCATTAGAACTTACGACCATGAGGTTAAGGGAAACACCGTCCTAAAACCTTTGCACGGGGAGTTTGGCGGTCCAAACGATGCAGCTGTTCTCAAGCCTTTAAAAGATTCTTGGAGGGGTTTGGTGATTTCTTGTGGCATAAACCCCCAGTATGGGAAAGTAGACCCCTACTGGATGGCAGCCTCAGCCATAGACGAAGCCATAAGGAATAATGTGGCGGTAGGCGGCAGAAGAATAGCCCTTCTAGACAATTTTACTTGGGGAAACCCGGAAAAACCCGATAGGCTTGGAAGCCTAGTAAGGGCTTGCGAGGCATGCTACGATTTCGCCAAAGCCTTTGGAACACCTTTTATTTCTGGGAAGGACAGCCTCTACAACGAGTCGCCCCTTGGACCAGTTACGCCGACGCTTTTGATAACGGCTGTTGGGATAATTCCAGACATTCGCGTGGCAGTTTCGTTGGATGTTAAGGAGCCCGGCAGCTCCATCTACATTGTTGGCAAAACCTACCATGAGCTTGGCGGTTCAGAATATTATAAGCTGATGGGTTTTATCGGGAAAACAGTGCCGAAGGTGCGTGCCAGCCAAGCCAGAAAGACGTTTAAGGCGTTGACTAGGGCTATTGACCATGGTTTAGTTAATGCGTGCCATGATTTGTCTGATGGTGGTTTGGCTGTTGCGGCGGCGGAGATGGCTTTTTCCGGTGGCTACGGCATGGAACTGGATTTGCGGCTTGTCCCAACAGAGGGATTGAACAGAAACGACTTTATTCTTTTTGCTGAGTCTAACAGTCGCTTTCTCGTGGAAGTTCCGGAAAAATGCGAGAGGGATTTTGAGGCTGTTATTCGGGGGTGCACTTTCGCCAGAATTGGTAAGGTGACGGCTACGCCGAAACTGCGGGTTTATGGTTTGGATGGAAATGTCGTGGTGGATGCGCCTTTAAGTGAGTTGTTGGCTTGGTGGAAGCGCACCCTAAGCGGCAGTAGCAGTGGGGAAGCCTAA
- the purS gene encoding phosphoribosylformylglycinamidine synthase subunit PurS, whose amino-acid sequence MKYRLKIEVGLKPGHSDPEGETTARLLRELGYKVEKVSVSKVYSVVVLADSRDEALAKAEEMCKRLLANPTKDNYAILVEEEK is encoded by the coding sequence ATGAAATATCGTTTGAAAATTGAGGTTGGCTTGAAGCCAGGGCATAGCGACCCTGAAGGCGAGACCACAGCCCGTTTGCTTAGGGAGCTGGGCTATAAAGTTGAGAAGGTCAGCGTCAGCAAGGTTTACAGTGTCGTTGTTCTGGCTGATTCTAGGGATGAAGCCTTGGCGAAGGCTGAGGAGATGTGTAAGAGGCTTTTGGCTAACCCCACAAAGGATAATTACGCTATTCTGGTTGAGGAGGAGAAATGA
- the purM gene encoding phosphoribosylformylglycinamidine cyclo-ligase, with translation MCGGCCLSSEFTYAGAGVDRRLRIRAKGALRFLWRTYGFSRYGGVLQLPYGVIFPFRDGVYLDLVVEGVGTKVLVAQLADKYDTIGVDGVAMAVNDVIRSGAKPLAVVDNIHAQVSNPSLVREWMKGIVRGAVEAECVVPGGEIGDVADLIKGLVEGKGFDMVFASVGEVSKDKIIYGRDVKPGDVVVGLRSSGIHSNGVTLARRVLFKCWGGIYDPFDVPEPLERELVYEVLEPTRIYVKPFLRVADEVRVKAAVHITGDAYLKFDRLMLFSKGIGFEFNNFKPQPIFEVIQRAASELGGKISDEEMFKTFNMGWGFAVVVDKQDVDRVVDVLERSGVHAEAIGCVTSTGGIRIFYKGKRMLLKR, from the coding sequence TTGTGCGGGGGTTGTTGTTTGTCCAGCGAGTTTACTTATGCTGGCGCCGGTGTTGATAGGAGGTTAAGGATTAGGGCGAAGGGTGCTTTGCGCTTTCTGTGGAGGACTTATGGTTTTAGTCGTTATGGTGGGGTTTTGCAGCTTCCTTATGGAGTGATTTTTCCTTTTCGCGATGGCGTCTATTTGGATCTTGTTGTGGAGGGTGTTGGCACTAAGGTTTTGGTGGCTCAGTTGGCTGACAAGTACGATACTATTGGTGTTGATGGTGTTGCTATGGCTGTTAATGATGTTATTCGTTCCGGCGCTAAACCTTTAGCCGTTGTTGATAATATTCATGCTCAAGTTTCCAACCCAAGTTTGGTTAGGGAGTGGATGAAGGGTATTGTGAGGGGGGCTGTTGAGGCTGAGTGTGTTGTTCCGGGCGGCGAGATTGGTGATGTTGCTGATTTGATTAAGGGTTTGGTGGAGGGAAAGGGTTTTGACATGGTTTTTGCTTCTGTTGGTGAAGTTTCTAAGGACAAAATTATTTATGGGAGGGATGTTAAGCCTGGTGATGTTGTTGTTGGTTTGCGGAGTTCTGGAATTCACAGTAATGGTGTGACATTGGCGCGGAGGGTTTTGTTTAAGTGTTGGGGTGGCATATACGACCCGTTTGACGTTCCTGAACCTCTTGAAAGAGAACTGGTTTATGAGGTTTTAGAGCCTACTAGGATTTATGTTAAGCCTTTCCTGCGGGTTGCGGACGAGGTGAGGGTTAAGGCTGCTGTGCATATTACTGGTGATGCCTACTTGAAGTTTGACCGTTTAATGCTTTTCTCGAAGGGGATAGGCTTCGAGTTTAACAATTTTAAGCCCCAGCCCATTTTTGAGGTGATTCAGAGGGCTGCTTCTGAGCTTGGCGGCAAAATATCGGATGAGGAGATGTTTAAGACTTTTAATATGGGCTGGGGCTTCGCGGTAGTGGTTGACAAGCAAGATGTGGATAGGGTTGTTGACGTTTTGGAAAGGTCTGGGGTGCATGCCGAAGCTATAGGATGTGTGACAAGCACTGGTGGAATCCGAATATTCTATAAAGGCAAGAGGATGCTTTTGAAAAGGTAG
- a CDS encoding phosphoribosylglycinamide synthetase C domain-containing protein, with product MVEKVGVLVVSYGAREVAMVDAFLRSTNYNVEVYVADKQRNPFNVKNAKAHVVIPDLNVEAICKFAENHKESIDFGIVGPEKPIIEGVRDLVEQQTGIPMICPTKDYAIEASKVKQRLLFQETVPEVNPRFKIFRPEDYEGAEDVRKELYRWLDELGNMAVVKPDKPAAGKGVGVWGDHFTTREQLFEHFWENLRHGAVIVEEKIEGEESSFQAFCDGKHLVPLPETRDYKRAFDDDKGPNTGGMGSYKDVGEILPFMTASDREKELEIVRRIFDKWRASGNNALRGIPFYVAFMHTGKEPKILENNSRPGDPEIINILPILKDDFVDVCFKILDGNLTRIEVEKAATVVTYKVPPSYGGYAETFPERVNKAEIDKPVDLTKAYKLSKKYGDRIRVYPASMELRDGETYALKSRAVCVVGVGENIEDARNVSLEGIKAIKGGALWHRNDIASKQHIEKSIRHMEALRKRG from the coding sequence TTGGTCGAAAAGGTCGGCGTGCTTGTTGTTTCTTACGGCGCCCGTGAGGTGGCTATGGTTGACGCTTTTCTGCGGAGCACAAACTACAATGTTGAGGTTTATGTTGCCGATAAGCAGCGGAACCCCTTTAACGTGAAAAACGCCAAGGCGCACGTTGTTATTCCAGACTTAAATGTGGAGGCTATATGCAAATTCGCTGAAAACCATAAAGAAAGCATAGACTTCGGCATTGTCGGTCCTGAAAAGCCCATAATTGAAGGCGTCCGCGACCTTGTTGAGCAGCAAACTGGCATTCCGATGATTTGCCCGACAAAAGATTACGCCATAGAAGCCAGCAAAGTCAAACAACGCCTACTTTTTCAAGAGACCGTTCCAGAAGTGAACCCTAGATTCAAAATCTTCCGCCCAGAAGACTATGAAGGAGCAGAAGATGTCCGTAAAGAGCTTTACAGGTGGCTTGACGAGCTTGGAAACATGGCTGTTGTTAAACCAGACAAGCCAGCTGCTGGAAAAGGCGTGGGAGTCTGGGGAGACCACTTCACCACCCGCGAGCAACTCTTTGAACATTTTTGGGAAAACCTGCGGCACGGCGCTGTTATTGTTGAAGAGAAAATTGAAGGCGAAGAGTCCAGCTTCCAAGCCTTCTGCGACGGAAAACATTTGGTGCCTCTTCCAGAAACAAGGGATTATAAACGTGCCTTTGACGATGATAAGGGTCCAAACACCGGCGGTATGGGTTCCTACAAGGATGTTGGCGAAATACTGCCCTTCATGACAGCGTCGGACAGAGAAAAAGAGTTGGAAATTGTGAGGAGGATTTTTGATAAGTGGCGGGCTTCGGGCAACAACGCCTTGAGGGGAATCCCATTCTATGTGGCTTTTATGCACACTGGCAAGGAACCGAAAATTCTTGAGAACAATAGCCGCCCGGGCGACCCGGAAATAATTAACATTCTGCCAATCTTGAAGGACGATTTTGTTGATGTGTGCTTTAAGATTCTTGATGGGAATCTAACCCGCATAGAGGTTGAAAAGGCCGCGACTGTGGTGACTTACAAGGTGCCGCCGAGTTATGGCGGTTATGCCGAGACATTTCCAGAGCGCGTGAACAAGGCGGAAATAGACAAGCCCGTGGACCTAACAAAAGCCTATAAGCTGAGCAAGAAGTACGGTGACAGAATCCGTGTTTATCCAGCTTCTATGGAGCTTCGTGACGGCGAAACTTACGCCCTAAAGTCAAGGGCTGTTTGTGTGGTTGGCGTGGGCGAAAATATCGAGGATGCCAGAAATGTCTCCTTAGAAGGTATTAAAGCCATAAAGGGTGGAGCCTTGTGGCATAGAAACGACATAGCCTCGAAGCAGCACATAGAAAAGAGCATACGCCACATGGAGGCGCTCCGAAAACGAGGATGA
- a CDS encoding HAD hydrolase family protein, with product MKKVFISDCEGPISKNDNALELTARYVPNGAHIFTVISRYDDVLADVVKKPGYKAGDTLKLILPFLRAYGVTDHKMQSFSAKTLLLISNVKESLAFIRKAAEAFIVSTSYEHYIRALCQAINFPFENVYCTKVKMDCYPLSQKERCKLRELATEIAKMPVIEIPKGASSIKDFPKSHQQVIRRLDEIFWEEIAKMEIGKLFSEVNPVGGCEKSEAVMQIAKKLGVSLSEVVYVGDSITDVEAFKTVRSGDGLTISFNGNQYAIREAEIAVMSEKALVTALLTAVFCKYGKEDVIELVNNWSFERIKELDADAELKNKFFGAYGEKLPRVEVVTAANMERLAKESTAFRKTVRGEAIGRLG from the coding sequence ATGAAAAAAGTTTTCATTTCAGATTGTGAAGGGCCAATTTCAAAAAATGACAATGCCTTAGAGTTGACAGCCCGTTACGTGCCCAACGGAGCGCACATATTCACTGTCATAAGCCGATACGATGACGTGCTTGCTGATGTCGTAAAAAAGCCCGGCTACAAGGCTGGAGACACGCTGAAGCTTATACTGCCCTTTCTTAGGGCTTATGGCGTTACAGACCACAAAATGCAGAGTTTTTCAGCTAAAACGCTTCTGCTAATCTCAAATGTTAAGGAGAGTTTGGCTTTCATCAGAAAGGCTGCTGAAGCCTTTATTGTCAGCACAAGCTACGAGCATTACATTAGGGCGCTGTGCCAAGCCATAAACTTCCCTTTCGAGAACGTTTACTGCACAAAAGTGAAAATGGACTGTTATCCGCTTAGCCAAAAAGAGCGGTGTAAACTTCGGGAACTGGCAACAGAAATTGCAAAAATGCCTGTAATCGAAATTCCGAAAGGTGCAAGCTCCATTAAAGACTTTCCGAAATCGCATCAGCAAGTCATAAGGCGGCTTGATGAAATCTTCTGGGAAGAAATCGCAAAAATGGAAATCGGGAAACTCTTCAGCGAGGTTAACCCCGTTGGCGGGTGTGAAAAATCCGAAGCAGTTATGCAGATAGCCAAAAAACTAGGCGTAAGCCTTTCAGAAGTGGTTTATGTTGGCGACAGCATAACAGATGTTGAAGCCTTCAAAACAGTCCGCAGCGGAGACGGCTTAACAATATCCTTTAATGGCAACCAATACGCCATAAGAGAGGCTGAAATCGCTGTAATGTCTGAAAAAGCGCTTGTAACAGCACTGCTAACAGCAGTCTTCTGTAAATATGGCAAAGAGGACGTAATCGAGCTTGTAAACAACTGGAGCTTTGAAAGGATTAAGGAGCTAGATGCGGACGCGGAACTTAAAAACAAGTTTTTTGGGGCTTACGGCGAGAAACTCCCACGCGTAGAAGTTGTCACAGCGGCAAACATGGAGAGGCTGGCAAAGGAAAGCACGGCTTTCCGCAAAACCGTGAGGGGCGAAGCCATAGGGCGTCTAGGCTAG
- a CDS encoding formylmethanofuran--tetrahydromethanopterin N-formyltransferase: MTKKELVEDTYAEAFEGIYCRVAVTADDEETLRKAALHATATPSIVIGRVEGGIERWLSEKETPDGRKGVILQFWGGIDPKKPFSDSLKKFEIELSYRIRQDILVKPFTAVYDALENPLGKIDMMERVGHCGDGYEWEEKRHNRHIIVVPIMVPDFIIERFLGYARGVMGANFWIMCKTKEAVMEAGAKALEAIHKVEGVVTPFEICSAGSKPETRYPWIGPTTNHPYCPSLKKRLGKESKVPEGVNYIPEIVINGVSLEAVKKAMKAGIEAALTVKGVVKISAGNYGGKLGDYKIYLRELFR; the protein is encoded by the coding sequence TTGACTAAAAAAGAACTTGTTGAGGACACTTATGCGGAAGCCTTTGAGGGCATTTACTGCCGAGTAGCCGTTACGGCTGATGATGAGGAAACACTGCGGAAGGCGGCACTGCACGCCACCGCCACACCCTCCATAGTAATCGGCAGAGTTGAAGGCGGGATAGAAAGGTGGCTAAGCGAAAAGGAAACCCCAGACGGGCGTAAAGGCGTAATCCTCCAATTCTGGGGCGGAATAGACCCCAAAAAACCCTTCTCAGACTCTCTCAAAAAATTTGAAATTGAGCTCTCCTACCGCATAAGGCAGGATATCCTCGTAAAACCCTTCACAGCGGTTTATGACGCCTTAGAGAATCCGCTGGGCAAAATTGACATGATGGAGCGCGTTGGTCACTGCGGAGACGGCTACGAGTGGGAGGAAAAACGCCACAACCGCCACATTATAGTCGTGCCCATCATGGTTCCAGACTTCATAATAGAGCGGTTTTTAGGATACGCCCGCGGTGTCATGGGCGCTAACTTCTGGATAATGTGCAAGACAAAAGAAGCCGTTATGGAGGCTGGAGCAAAAGCGTTAGAAGCCATCCACAAAGTTGAAGGTGTGGTAACACCTTTCGAAATTTGTTCAGCCGGCTCAAAACCGGAAACCCGCTATCCATGGATAGGGCCAACAACAAACCATCCCTACTGTCCATCATTAAAGAAAAGGCTTGGCAAAGAGTCTAAGGTTCCAGAAGGCGTGAACTACATCCCAGAAATCGTTATTAACGGGGTTTCACTTGAGGCGGTTAAAAAGGCTATGAAAGCCGGAATAGAAGCTGCACTAACAGTGAAAGGGGTGGTGAAAATTTCAGCTGGAAATTATGGCGGGAAGCTTGGCGATTACAAAATTTACTTGCGTGAGTTGTTCAGATGA
- a CDS encoding carbohydrate kinase family protein, which produces MRFDVIGFGALNVDKLYKVNKIAGPEEEGFIKGFEEACGGSAANTIVGLARLGCKVGFIGKVANDREGKMLLEDFRKEGVDTRGVIRAKEGRSGAVMGFVDEKGERALYVDPGVNDTISFEEIDVKYACRARFLHLTSFVGDKSFEAQKRLVEALPEDVKVSMDPGELYARRGVKTLNPILKKTFVFMPNSLELALLTGINDYVKGAEKLLELGVKIVAVKLAGRGCYVTDGRESHHVEAFKVRIVDTTGAGDAFCAGFLYGLLNNKSLKECAKLGNFVASRCIMRMSARAGLPRLEDLKPLL; this is translated from the coding sequence ATGCGTTTTGACGTCATAGGCTTCGGCGCCCTAAACGTGGACAAACTTTATAAAGTCAACAAAATTGCCGGACCAGAAGAGGAAGGCTTCATAAAAGGCTTCGAAGAGGCTTGTGGAGGCTCAGCCGCCAACACTATTGTGGGCTTGGCTAGGCTTGGCTGCAAAGTAGGCTTTATTGGGAAGGTTGCCAACGACAGAGAAGGCAAAATGCTCCTAGAAGACTTCCGTAAAGAAGGCGTAGACACTAGGGGCGTCATAAGGGCGAAGGAGGGACGCAGCGGAGCAGTCATGGGCTTTGTAGATGAAAAGGGAGAAAGAGCCTTATACGTAGACCCAGGAGTAAACGATACAATAAGCTTCGAAGAAATAGACGTGAAATATGCTTGCCGGGCAAGATTCCTTCATTTAACCTCTTTTGTTGGCGATAAGTCCTTCGAAGCCCAGAAAAGGCTTGTGGAAGCTCTGCCAGAAGATGTTAAAGTGAGCATGGACCCGGGCGAGCTATATGCAAGAAGGGGCGTGAAAACGCTGAACCCCATTTTGAAGAAAACCTTTGTTTTTATGCCAAATTCGCTTGAGCTGGCGCTCTTAACGGGCATAAACGACTATGTTAAAGGTGCTGAAAAACTATTGGAGCTTGGGGTGAAAATTGTTGCAGTTAAACTCGCTGGCAGAGGGTGCTATGTCACCGATGGGAGGGAAAGCCACCATGTGGAAGCCTTCAAAGTGCGGATTGTCGACACAACAGGTGCTGGAGACGCCTTCTGCGCCGGCTTCCTTTATGGCTTGTTAAACAATAAAAGCCTAAAAGAATGTGCTAAATTGGGCAACTTTGTTGCTTCGCGTTGCATAATGAGGATGAGTGCCCGCGCTGGGCTCCCACGTCTAGAAGACTTAAAACCGCTTCTCTAG
- a CDS encoding winged helix-turn-helix domain-containing protein, translating to MGVVLEKFPLINKERVFGKRYRSSFEIIASILEIAIEGVSRFVIANRLNTNYAQLQRYLSYLVRMGFIDAEADGRKILYKTSGKGLEFLRLYYALLEMFLEDAEAEAYTSVIRECAGRQTIAKGRGRRSFGL from the coding sequence ATGGGGGTTGTTTTAGAAAAGTTTCCGTTGATTAACAAGGAGCGCGTTTTCGGTAAGAGGTATCGGAGTTCCTTTGAGATTATAGCGTCTATTCTTGAGATTGCTATTGAGGGGGTAAGTCGTTTTGTTATTGCGAATCGCCTAAATACTAATTACGCGCAGCTTCAAAGGTACTTAAGCTATCTTGTTAGGATGGGTTTTATTGATGCTGAGGCTGATGGGAGGAAGATCTTATATAAGACTAGCGGGAAAGGTTTGGAGTTTTTAAGGTTGTACTACGCGTTATTAGAGATGTTTCTGGAGGATGCTGAAGCAGAGGCATATACTAGTGTTATTCGCGAATGCGCTGGTAGGCAAACGATAGCGAAGGGGAGAGGCAGGCGGAGTTTCGGCTTATGA